A stretch of DNA from Calditrichota bacterium:
TTAAACGCATTGAAATCTTAAAAGGGCCTGGTTCAAGATTGTACGGCCCGAATGCTTTTGGTGGAGTAATTAACATTATCACAAAAAGTAGCGACCAGCTTGAATTATCTGTTGGTGGATTGATTGGAGAACACAGTTTATACAATTCCCAGATAAATTTTAGCCTGCCACATAATAATGGATTTACACGCCTCACAATCGCAAAAGCCGGAAGTGATGGTTATAAGTTTAATACCGCTTTCCATAACTTAAATGTATCGCAAAACAGCGAGTTAATATTTGATGATCTTACATTTTCAATTGCCAGTGGCTATAATGAAAAACATTTTGGAGCAAACAACTTTTACATCCCTATTTTCCCAAATCCATTCCAATACGAAGAAACTGATCTTTTTTTCTTAAAAGGGGCCTTAAAATATAAAATCGAAAACTTGGTTCTAAGCACCCAAACTTCATTTCGCGGACATAATGACACTTACTTTTGGAATAAAAACACAAGCTCACCAAACAAGCATCAATCAAACTCTGTTACAACTGAATTTAATGCCCAGTTAAATCACAAGTTTGGAATTACCAGTTTTGGTGCTGAGTATACAAGCGAAGATTTCGAAAGTAATTCTCTGGGAATTGAAGAAAAACGAAACAGCAATGGGTTATTTACCCACCAGAGAGCAAACAGCGGGTTTTTTGTTCAACACCAGGTTGCTTTTAATCAATTGATATTGAGCGTCGGTGGATCGCTATATAATTATTCCGGTCAGGGCTGGCATGGTTGGCCCGGTGCAGATGTATCTTATAAACTGTCTGAGAATTCAAAAATTTATTCGTCTTATTCCGAAGGTTTCAGGGTGCCAACATACACCAATCTTTATCTTAATTTCCCTGCAACAAGCTCTCCATTTGTACGCGCTTTTGGAAATCCCGATTTAAAGAATGAAAAATCCCATAATTATGAAGTTGGCTACGCCTTTCATAATTCTCATATAAATGTTGAAGCCGCCGTTTTTCAAAGAAATGATAAAAACCTGATTGATTATGTCTTTAATGAAACGGACACACTTTACCGGGCAGAAAACTTTACAAAACTGGTTACAAAAGGATTTGAAAGTTCCTTTAAGATTCTAAATCCAGGGCTCGGGTTTAATTCACTTTTTATTCAATATTCTTTTCTGGATTTAAATGTAGATCTGGTCGGAAAAAAAACAATTTATGCACTTACCCATTTTAAGCACCAAATTATTGGCGGGTTAAATTATTCTATTCCATTTTTAGATCACTTAAATCAAAGCTGGCGGATTCGCTATGAAGACCGTCTTTTACCTTCACAGCAAACAACAGTGGATACACGCATTAGTTGGAAAAGACCTTCTTTTCATATGTTTCTTGATATAACAAATATTTTAGATGAAAAATATGAAGATCTCCCAGGTGTCCCAATGCCAGGACGCTGGCTTAAAATTGGTTTTGAATACAAGATTTTTGGCGAGTTATAATAACATCAAAGTGGCTTGGGGAAATCCTGAAAAGCAACTTCAAATAACCTGACCTTTAACTTTAAGGGTTTGGCAAAGAACTACTTGAAAAAAGAAAAACTCTTAATGAACCTAAAAGAACTCACAGTAATTATTCCCACAAAAAATGAAGAGAAAAACATTATTTCTTTTCTGGATAGTTTACCAAAACATTTAAAACTTTTAGTTGTTGATTCTAGCACTGACCGAACCCGCGAACTAATCCAAATACAAAGACCGCAGAATACTGAAGTATTTTTTGAAGAATGTAATATACCCAGGGCCCGGCAAATTGGTGCAGACAATGCGTCGACAGAATGGCTTTTGTATAGTGATTGCGATATGATTTTTGACAAGATGTATTTTGAAAATCTGGAAAAAATGGAAATCCGAGAAAAACTCGGTGAGATAATGGGAGGAAAACACAGCCTTAAAAAGTATAAATGGTACTATCGATTTTACTCATTTAATATGATGTTCTTTTCCTGGTTTACAATCCCGGTTGGAAGCGGCTCAAATATGATTTTGAGAAAAAAAGCTTTGCAGCAAATTGGCGGATTCGATTTTTCTCTTTCTCACAGTGAGGATAGTGATATCCTTTGGCGCATCCGTAAAGCTGGCTGGAAGATTAAATTTAATCGCAACCTAAAAGTCTATGAAACCGATCATCGCCGCCTGGATGCAGGTATGTTTAAAAAATTCTGGCACGGTGGGTTACGAGCTTTTTTCCTTATTACGGGGATAAACAAAAAAAGCGTACAAAGTTCTGATTGGGGATACTGGGATAAATAATTGAAGTTTGCTTAGAAACTTTTTTTAACTATTTATTATTGCCCTAACCTTTTTTTTATCCACATAGGGTCTCTGCGCATTGGTAAAACGGCAGTAACATAGGCAATATTATTTTTTATGTAATAATAAATTGTGTATGGAAAACGTTTGGCAAACATAAGATATAACCCGTATTTTTTTCTATGTATGCCTGCATAAACTTTGAGTGATTGAATATCTGCAATCAAGCTATCCCAAAAATATTCACCAATCCCTTTTTCTTGCTTATCATAAAAAATTTTTCCATTTTTCAGATCGTTTTCAACCTCTTCTAGTAATAAAATCTTTTTAATTCGAATCATTTATGGCTGTGTTTTTAATTTTTCCAAAGGTATAAAACTGGCCGTTTTATTTTCTATCTTTTCCATTCTTTCTTTGATTAAATCTCCGTGCCAATCCGGTGGTTCAATTTGAGACTGCTCGCTCATGAATGACTCCCAAAGAAGTTCCATTATTTGAAAACGTTCTGTTAGACTCATTTTACTTATATCACCTGCATTCATTTTAATTTACCTTTCTCAGATTTTTAAAGAATATATTTAATATTTAACCTTTTGACAAACTTAGAATAAAATGTTTGCTAAAAAATCAAAAGATGATTTACTTTATATGTTCTTTAAAATAGAATATTAACAAAAACTCCAATTATATTTTTCAATTTTCCTTAATATCAGGATCGCAATGTTAAAACAAATCGGAATAATATTTTCGCTTCTTATAATTTCACATGCATTTCTTTTTGCCAGTGATTGGCAAAGAATGCATGGCAAATATGTTACTTTGGAATTTAATCCCGGCTTCGAGGCCTTGGCCGATTCCATGGTCAATATTGCTGACAGGGCTATCCCGAGACTTGCTGCCCTGCACGGTGTTTCACTTTCTGAATTTGATGAAACCAAAACCCGAATAATCCTTACAGACGCTCCAGACGTTTCAAATGGTTATGCTATAGAAAATGATATTGTCATTTATGCACGCAGCTCAATGTACATGAATTCCTGGAGTGGACCTCATACCTGGTATAAAATGGTTCTTGAACATGAGCTTGGCCATCACCTTACTTTCCGCGCTATTAAAAGAACAGCCAATATTTTTGGAATGCTGCCAATCGTATCTACGCC
This window harbors:
- a CDS encoding TonB-dependent receptor, with the protein product MFKKTISFANIFSIFIFSYTFIFAQDSLTVYKLDKDIIITANRTPTAFNDVARTVSVIDHVEIEHIAAQSIPELLENVSGVDVLQRGTQGVQADISMRGAGFNQTLILVDGTKMSDPQTGHHNMNLPVDISDIKRIEILKGPGSRLYGPNAFGGVINIITKSSDQLELSVGGLIGEHSLYNSQINFSLPHNNGFTRLTIAKAGSDGYKFNTAFHNLNVSQNSELIFDDLTFSIASGYNEKHFGANNFYIPIFPNPFQYEETDLFFLKGALKYKIENLVLSTQTSFRGHNDTYFWNKNTSSPNKHQSNSVTTEFNAQLNHKFGITSFGAEYTSEDFESNSLGIEEKRNSNGLFTHQRANSGFFVQHQVAFNQLILSVGGSLYNYSGQGWHGWPGADVSYKLSENSKIYSSYSEGFRVPTYTNLYLNFPATSSPFVRAFGNPDLKNEKSHNYEVGYAFHNSHINVEAAVFQRNDKNLIDYVFNETDTLYRAENFTKLVTKGFESSFKILNPGLGFNSLFIQYSFLDLNVDLVGKKTIYALTHFKHQIIGGLNYSIPFLDHLNQSWRIRYEDRLLPSQQTTVDTRISWKRPSFHMFLDITNILDEKYEDLPGVPMPGRWLKIGFEYKIFGEL
- a CDS encoding glycosyltransferase; translated protein: MNLKELTVIIPTKNEEKNIISFLDSLPKHLKLLVVDSSTDRTRELIQIQRPQNTEVFFEECNIPRARQIGADNASTEWLLYSDCDMIFDKMYFENLEKMEIREKLGEIMGGKHSLKKYKWYYRFYSFNMMFFSWFTIPVGSGSNMILRKKALQQIGGFDFSLSHSEDSDILWRIRKAGWKIKFNRNLKVYETDHRRLDAGMFKKFWHGGLRAFFLITGINKKSVQSSDWGYWDK
- a CDS encoding type II toxin-antitoxin system RelE/ParE family toxin, translating into MIRIKKILLLEEVENDLKNGKIFYDKQEKGIGEYFWDSLIADIQSLKVYAGIHRKKYGLYLMFAKRFPYTIYYYIKNNIAYVTAVLPMRRDPMWIKKRLGQ
- a CDS encoding addiction module protein, with protein sequence MSLTERFQIMELLWESFMSEQSQIEPPDWHGDLIKERMEKIENKTASFIPLEKLKTQP